A DNA window from Actinomadura luzonensis contains the following coding sequences:
- a CDS encoding PEP/pyruvate-binding domain-containing protein encodes MNLIPLAEIDATMIELVGGKAAGLGEMIRAGERVPAGFCLTVEPYRSGELPEKELLDAYERLGGGRVAVRSSATAEDLPEASFAGQQDTYLNVEGGAELVDAVRRCWASLFTERAVAYRAAAGVGEAAMAVVVQRMVDPVAAGVLFTANPVTGCRTEMVVDAAPGLGTAVVEGSVVPDHHVLRQGTPAEPVPGGCLDAEQLERLRAAGTRLQRHFGSPQDVEWAIDAGGELWLLQSRPVTTLFPQPPDTGDVRVYLEFGHVQGMLRPCTPMGVSLLKTGAALWFAAVGARPDPRDPLPRLVPIGGRLFFDLTDFLRSKAVRTRLGPSLEIYGPRVQGAVRRLLDDPRFAPRPGLPFRLGTAVKGTIRLLPVTLAGTVSSLVAPARARARAYRGVAVIRRMSTPPPGPATAAERLRWVVEDSHKGIMSPGLHGILGPLSAGMIAGTAPAALLAGVATDEELGTVLGGMPHNVTTEMDLRLWDVSVRAREHRELFLGTPPEELAARYLAGDLPDIGLGDFLSRYGMRAAAEIDVGVPRWAEDPAPLFATIANYLRVDDPEQAPDVRFAAAARRAERMIETLSRRARRVRPVRGRLAAFLMRRSRELTGLREIGKFAWLPAIQGARRQLLLAGEELAADGRLENAGDIMFLTLEEARAAASGDTRQRARAAARRAEHQRELRRVSVPAALLSDGTDVEALAPAQPPRDGVLSGMAGAAGRATGRARVIRDPAGARLEPGEILVAPTTDPGWTPLFLTAAGLVTETGSPVAHGPTVAREYGIPAVICVRDATREIRTGQLITIDGAAGTVRVEPDDAPAPDEAPDRAAPTG; translated from the coding sequence ATGAACCTGATCCCGCTCGCCGAGATCGACGCCACCATGATCGAGCTGGTGGGCGGCAAGGCCGCCGGGCTCGGCGAGATGATCAGGGCGGGCGAGCGCGTCCCCGCCGGCTTCTGCCTCACGGTCGAGCCCTACCGCTCCGGCGAGCTGCCGGAGAAGGAGCTGCTCGACGCCTACGAGCGGCTCGGCGGCGGCCGGGTGGCGGTCCGCTCCAGCGCCACCGCCGAGGACCTGCCGGAGGCCAGCTTCGCCGGGCAGCAGGACACGTACCTGAACGTCGAGGGCGGCGCCGAGCTGGTCGACGCGGTCCGCCGCTGCTGGGCGTCGCTGTTCACCGAGCGCGCCGTCGCCTACCGGGCGGCGGCCGGCGTGGGCGAGGCGGCCATGGCCGTGGTGGTGCAGCGCATGGTGGACCCGGTCGCGGCGGGCGTGCTGTTCACCGCGAACCCGGTCACCGGCTGCCGCACCGAGATGGTCGTCGACGCCGCGCCCGGCCTCGGCACCGCCGTCGTCGAGGGCAGCGTCGTGCCGGACCACCACGTCCTGCGCCAGGGGACGCCGGCCGAGCCCGTCCCCGGGGGATGTCTCGACGCCGAGCAGCTCGAACGGCTGCGCGCGGCAGGGACCCGCCTGCAACGGCACTTCGGCTCGCCCCAGGACGTCGAATGGGCGATCGACGCCGGGGGAGAGCTGTGGCTCCTGCAGTCCCGGCCGGTCACGACGCTCTTCCCGCAGCCGCCCGACACCGGCGATGTGCGGGTCTACCTGGAGTTCGGCCACGTGCAGGGCATGCTGCGCCCGTGCACCCCGATGGGGGTGTCGCTGCTGAAGACGGGGGCGGCCCTGTGGTTCGCCGCCGTCGGCGCGAGGCCCGACCCGCGGGACCCGCTGCCCCGGCTCGTCCCCATCGGCGGCCGGCTCTTCTTCGACCTGACCGACTTCCTGCGCAGCAAGGCCGTGCGCACGCGGCTCGGGCCCTCGCTGGAGATCTACGGGCCGCGGGTGCAGGGGGCGGTGCGGCGGCTGCTGGACGACCCGCGGTTCGCGCCGCGGCCCGGCCTGCCGTTCCGCCTCGGCACGGCGGTCAAGGGCACGATCCGGCTGCTGCCCGTGACGCTCGCCGGGACGGTGTCGAGCCTGGTGGCGCCGGCGCGCGCCCGCGCCCGCGCCTACCGGGGCGTCGCGGTGATCAGGCGGATGAGCACCCCGCCGCCCGGCCCCGCCACCGCCGCCGAACGGCTGCGCTGGGTGGTCGAGGACTCCCACAAGGGCATCATGAGCCCCGGCCTGCACGGCATCCTCGGGCCGCTGAGCGCCGGGATGATCGCCGGCACCGCGCCGGCCGCGCTGCTCGCCGGCGTCGCGACCGACGAGGAGCTCGGCACCGTGCTCGGCGGCATGCCGCACAACGTGACCACCGAGATGGACCTCAGGCTCTGGGACGTGTCCGTGCGGGCCCGCGAGCACCGCGAGCTGTTCCTCGGTACGCCGCCGGAGGAGCTGGCCGCCCGGTACCTCGCCGGCGACCTGCCCGACATCGGGCTGGGCGACTTCCTGTCCAGGTACGGCATGCGCGCCGCGGCCGAGATCGACGTCGGCGTGCCCCGCTGGGCGGAGGACCCGGCCCCGCTGTTCGCCACGATCGCCAACTACCTGCGGGTGGACGACCCCGAGCAGGCTCCCGACGTGCGGTTCGCGGCCGCGGCCCGCCGGGCGGAGCGGATGATCGAGACGTTGTCGCGGCGGGCGCGGCGCGTCCGGCCGGTACGCGGCCGGCTCGCGGCCTTCCTCATGCGCCGCTCGCGGGAGCTGACCGGCCTGCGGGAGATCGGCAAGTTCGCCTGGCTGCCGGCGATCCAGGGGGCCCGGCGGCAACTGCTGCTGGCCGGGGAGGAGCTGGCGGCGGACGGCCGGCTGGAGAACGCCGGCGACATCATGTTCCTGACCCTGGAGGAGGCCCGCGCCGCCGCGTCGGGCGACACCCGGCAGCGCGCGCGGGCCGCCGCGCGGCGCGCCGAGCACCAGCGGGAGCTGCGCCGGGTCAGCGTCCCCGCCGCCCTGCTGTCCGACGGGACGGACGTGGAGGCCCTCGCCCCCGCGCAGCCGCCCCGGGACGGCGTGCTGTCCGGCATGGCCGGGGCCGCCGGGCGGGCGACCGGCCGGGCACGGGTGATCCGCGACCCGGCGGGCGCGCGCCTGGAGCCGGGCGAGATCCTGGTCGCGCCGACCACGGACCCCGGCTGGACGCCGCTGTTCCTGACCGCGGCCGGGCTGGTCACCGAGACCGGCTCCCCGGTCGCGCACGGACCCACCGTCGCCCGCGAGTACGGCATCCCCGCCGTGATCTGCGTCCGCGACGCGACCCGCGAGATCAGGACGGGGCAGCTCATCACGATCGACGGCGCGGCGGGCACCGTCCGCGTGGAGCCGGATGACGCGCCTGCACCGGATGAAGCGCCTGATCGTGCAGCGCCTACCGGATGA
- a CDS encoding TetR/AcrR family transcriptional regulator → MRNAGRSAGTREAILDAAERLFAEHGVAEVSSRRISEAAGQANHFAVGYHFGAKPDLVRALMRRYNADTEQRRLRMLDALPDPAGLRDWVSCLVRPATDHLDTLGVPTWRARCLAQITTVPALRRIVVEESVATPSMRRTLEGMYRLLPSLPREVHRERDDMSRLLVVHTLAERERALHEGSATARTSWEYAAIGLIDALAGLWLAPVTPLGT, encoded by the coding sequence GTGAGGAACGCCGGGCGCTCCGCCGGGACCCGCGAGGCCATCCTGGACGCCGCCGAGCGGCTGTTCGCCGAGCACGGCGTCGCCGAGGTCTCCAGCCGCCGGATCAGCGAGGCGGCCGGGCAGGCCAACCACTTCGCCGTCGGCTACCACTTCGGCGCCAAGCCCGACCTGGTACGGGCGCTCATGCGCCGCTACAACGCCGACACCGAGCAGCGGCGGCTGCGCATGCTCGACGCCCTCCCCGACCCCGCCGGCCTGCGCGACTGGGTCTCGTGCCTGGTCCGCCCGGCCACCGACCACCTCGACACGCTGGGCGTGCCCACCTGGCGGGCCCGCTGCCTGGCGCAGATCACCACCGTTCCGGCGCTGCGCCGCATCGTCGTCGAGGAGTCCGTCGCGACCCCGTCGATGCGGCGCACCTTGGAAGGCATGTACCGGCTGCTGCCCAGCCTCCCCCGGGAGGTGCACCGCGAGCGCGACGACATGAGCCGCCTGCTCGTCGTGCACACCCTGGCCGAGCGCGAACGCGCCCTGCACGAGGGCTCCGCCACGGCGCGCACGAGCTGGGAGTACGCCGCCATCGGCCTCATCGACGCGCTCGCGGGCCTCTGGCTGGCCCCCGTCACCCCCCTCGGCACCTGA
- a CDS encoding cytochrome P450: protein MTETPAYPFRNPTALEPPQEWAELRAGCPVAPIRLASGDTALLLTRYDDVKQTLSDPRFTRQLDAEGAARVTANESGGVFGSGVAGAGAMTGDDHRAWRQLVGRAFTAKRVLAMQPRIEAMAVRLVEGMTAAGQPADLVSAVGFPLPVWAICDLLGVPDSDREKFAYWSDTMLSMTRFAQEEIDTAQAEFDAYLRAHVEAKRAQPGEDLLSELAAMVEGLDGGLTEQLLTMTAKGLLVAGHETTANMIGKMVSMLLADRSRWEALLADRALVRPAVEEALRFDANPGFGMPRYLSEEVEVGGEALPAGTTVICSMASANRDERQFEQADRMRLDRSPNPHLAFGAGPHSCLGQALARTELQTVLKVLLDRLPTLELAVPAAGLRRREGLIVGGLEQVPVRW from the coding sequence GTGACCGAGACGCCCGCCTACCCCTTCCGCAACCCCACCGCCCTGGAGCCGCCGCAGGAGTGGGCCGAGCTGCGGGCGGGCTGCCCGGTCGCGCCGATCCGGCTGGCCAGCGGCGACACCGCGCTGCTGCTGACCCGCTACGACGACGTCAAGCAGACGTTGTCCGACCCGCGCTTCACCCGGCAGCTCGACGCCGAGGGCGCCGCGCGGGTGACGGCCAACGAGTCGGGCGGCGTGTTCGGCAGCGGCGTCGCCGGGGCCGGCGCCATGACCGGCGACGACCACAGGGCGTGGCGGCAGCTCGTCGGCCGGGCGTTCACCGCCAAGCGGGTGCTGGCGATGCAGCCCAGGATCGAGGCCATGGCGGTCCGGCTCGTCGAGGGGATGACCGCCGCCGGGCAGCCCGCCGACCTGGTGAGCGCGGTCGGCTTCCCGCTGCCGGTCTGGGCGATCTGCGACCTGCTCGGGGTGCCCGACTCCGACCGGGAGAAGTTCGCGTACTGGTCGGACACCATGCTTAGCATGACCAGGTTCGCCCAGGAGGAGATCGACACCGCGCAGGCGGAGTTCGACGCCTACCTGCGGGCCCACGTGGAGGCCAAGCGCGCCCAGCCCGGCGAGGACCTGCTGAGCGAGCTGGCCGCCATGGTCGAGGGCCTGGACGGCGGGCTCACCGAGCAGCTGCTCACGATGACGGCCAAGGGCCTGCTGGTCGCCGGGCACGAGACCACCGCCAACATGATCGGCAAGATGGTCTCGATGCTGCTGGCCGACCGTTCCCGCTGGGAGGCCCTGCTGGCCGACCGCGCGCTGGTCCGCCCGGCCGTGGAGGAGGCGCTGCGCTTCGACGCCAACCCGGGCTTCGGCATGCCCCGCTACCTCAGCGAGGAGGTCGAGGTGGGCGGCGAGGCCCTGCCGGCGGGCACCACGGTCATCTGCAGCATGGCCTCGGCCAACCGCGACGAGCGGCAGTTCGAGCAGGCCGACCGGATGCGGCTCGACCGCTCCCCCAACCCCCACCTGGCCTTCGGCGCCGGGCCGCACTCCTGCCTCGGCCAGGCGCTGGCCCGCACCGAGCTGCAGACCGTGCTCAAGGTGCTGCTGGACCGGCTGCCGACGCTGGAGCTGGCCGTCCCGGCGGCCGGGCTGCGGCGCCGCGAGGGCCTGATCGTCGGCGGCCTGGAACAGGTCCCGGTCCGATGGTGA
- a CDS encoding VOC family protein, giving the protein MTAHALDHVALAVRSWAQAGPVLAGRYGGRWDSGFAQPVFSPAQLQYADGMRVELLEPGDEPSSFVRRYLDATGAPARPHHITFKVHDIRATLDAARAGGFEPILVNLESEWWQEGFLHPKQTGLGFLVQVAQSAGTPKDLAGDLPGMHLTPPWPEPAGPYASLPAVAGRVADQDLARRVLCDVLGGIETPLEAGTSSYAWPGGADLVLTATREHPPELRLLAFRGDGATSWKAGDVLSAAEREPVVPELGIRTADLAASGA; this is encoded by the coding sequence ATGACGGCACACGCGCTCGACCACGTCGCCCTCGCGGTGCGGAGCTGGGCTCAGGCCGGGCCGGTGCTCGCCGGTAGGTACGGTGGCCGCTGGGACAGCGGCTTCGCCCAGCCCGTCTTCAGCCCCGCCCAGCTCCAGTACGCCGACGGCATGCGCGTGGAGCTGCTGGAGCCAGGCGACGAGCCGTCCTCGTTCGTCCGCCGCTACCTTGACGCCACGGGTGCGCCGGCCCGGCCGCACCACATCACCTTCAAGGTCCACGACATCAGGGCCACCCTGGACGCGGCCCGCGCCGGCGGGTTCGAGCCGATCCTGGTCAACCTGGAGTCCGAGTGGTGGCAGGAGGGGTTCCTGCACCCGAAGCAGACCGGGCTGGGGTTCCTGGTGCAGGTGGCGCAGTCGGCGGGGACGCCGAAGGACCTGGCGGGCGACCTGCCCGGCATGCACCTCACGCCGCCCTGGCCCGAGCCGGCGGGCCCGTACGCGTCGTTGCCCGCCGTCGCCGGCCGCGTGGCCGACCAGGACCTCGCCCGGCGGGTGCTGTGCGACGTGCTGGGCGGCATCGAGACGCCGCTGGAGGCCGGCACGTCCTCCTACGCCTGGCCGGGCGGGGCCGACCTCGTGCTCACCGCCACCCGCGAGCACCCGCCGGAGCTGCGCCTGCTGGCCTTCCGCGGCGACGGCGCGACGTCCTGGAAGGCCGGTGACGTGCTGTCCGCCGCCGAGCGCGAGCCCGTCGTCCCCGAACTGGGCATCAGGACCGCCGAC